From the genome of Rattus rattus isolate New Zealand chromosome 6, Rrattus_CSIRO_v1, whole genome shotgun sequence:
CCTCCGTGAGAGTATTTACATAACAGAATAGGTGGACCTTCCAGATTAGAGCTGAtccccctacccacccccacccgcacccCACACGCTGGGTagcttttattaaacatttaccaGCATACCACTGGTTTAGTGCACACCTCTCTTTTCAAGTGTTTCCCATTATTTGGAGAAGGGGCTGTGAGTCACACAGGACTCCGATCGCCTTCCTATTTTTGCAAGTGCGTGCTGGTAGCAGGAGCTGCAGCTCCTTTAAGGCAGCTGAAAACATTTGTCTGCTCTGTCCACCCCATGTAAGTCTTCCTAGACCAGGAGAAACTGGAGTGCTCCTAACTGGACTTTGAATCTTGGAGTACAGACAAGCCCCAGTCAGAGTTCAAGATAAATCCACTGCAAGTGCAGCCCCTGAGGAGGGAGGGTGGTGCCGGTGGCAGCAAAGCCTCATCAGGCAGTTCCTTGGCATGGCTTCCATGTGGCCTTGGCAGGTGTCAGCCATGTGTTCCTGCTTACTCtgccacattgctgtttatcactgaaggaagtcaggactggaactcacacaggccaGAACCTGcagctggagctgatgcagaagccgaGGAGAGAGGATGATGTTTACttgcttgttcctcatggcttgctcagcccgctttcttacagaacccagggccgccagcccagggctggcaccgCCCAAAATGAGCTGGCCCTCCCGCATCCATCACTGATTAAGGAAATGCCTTACGGCCGGGTCTTATGGTGACATATTCTCAACCGAGGCTCCCTCTTTTCTAGCTTATGTAGATTTGACAAAAAAACTATCCATCCCATGCACCATGGCACATCTccaccccaaaataaaaaataaataattttttgttgttttcgttttgagacagggtccctagATGTAGTCCtgtaacttactatgtagaccaggaccCTAGTGCCTCTACTTCAAGAGTCTCGGACTTAAGGACCTGTGCCAGCACACCTGTCTTGtaataaaaagatattatttattataatttctttatttttaattttatgtacactggtgttctgcctgcatgtatgtctgtgtgagggtggtggactccctagacctggagttacagacagttgtgaggtatgtgccatgtaagtgctgggaattgaacccacgtcctctggaagtactcttgaccactgagccatccttccagcccttataataaaattgaaaacccaTTGCTCGAACCGAGAATCTAAACTGATGTAAGTAAATATATGTGGAAATAAATACAAACCATACATGTTGACATACACTAgcaattccagcactttggaagtAGAGACtgtggatcaggagttcaaagtcatcctctacTCTGGGTTCTTCTTTACAGCAGTACGCTAACTAATGCATGACGTAAATGCAGTAATAAATACATATCATCTTCATCTATACCAGCTCCTCCTCACGGCTCGAGGACCATCACAGAACAGGTGCAAAAGGACGTAAGAGACAAATGTCATGGAGGACTGGCGTGAACGTATCCACCGCTGTCTGCATTCACGAACTCATGAGAGTTGTAGTTGCCTGGACGAGATCAAGCCAATGCACACTCTGGTGTGGCGTGGGAGGGGCTCGAGAACCTCCAACCGTAACTGAGGGGTTGATGGCTTCTGAGGGAGAGAATCCATTTTCTTTAAGGCTCTAGTAGGTTTGCCACTCTTCTGGTGGATAGCCCTGCTTCTAGAAGTTGATAAAAAGTGAAAATTGAAGTGGATGGgttatatgcatttaaaaaaaaaaaaaaaaaaaaaaaaaaggaaaagaagggctgAAGGGAAGGCTCAGAGGTTGAGGGCACTGCTGACTgctccagaggtcctaagttcaattcccagcaaccacctggtggctcacaaccatctgtaatgaggtctggcgccctcttctggcccgcaggtatatatgcaggcagaacactacaTAATATacaatacatctttttaaaaaaagagggcaCACAATGTTGAGGGGGATATAAGGAAGTAGGAAAAATTAAGGGGAGAATTTAGAATTTAAGGGTGatcatgatcaaaatacattgtgtaaaatTCCCCCAAagctaataaaatgtttttaaaaatagatcatCATTTGAAAATGTCCAAAtagagtatcagatcccctagaactacagatgactgtgagcctccatgtgggtgctgggattccaactctgattctctgaaagagcaattcATTGCTTTTAAACCATTGAGCCAACTATCCAAATCcctagcctgtttttttttttaagacagtgtctcaataAATCCCAGGCTGGATTCGGTGATCTTCTTGTcatgccttccaagtgctggagctACAATCACTGTTCCACTGCTCCTGGCTAGACTAGATAAGATAGTTCTTTTTACTGTTCTTGAACTATTTTctatgtcttagtcactgttctatcgTTATGAAGAGAAATCATGtccaaggcaacttttttttaaagattatatatatatatatatatatatatacacacacacacacatatatatatacatacatacatacatatatataaatatactatagctgtcttcagacacaccagaagagggcatcaaatcccattacagatggttgtgagccaccatgtggttgctgggaattgaactcaggacctctggaagaacagccagtgctcttaacctctgagccacctctcatgCCCCCGAGGCAAACCTTATTAAAGAAAGTATTTAGCTTGGGCtcgcttacagtctcagaggttcagtccacttaGTTTGTCATCATGGCTGGAAGCGACttggcaagcaggcaggcacgctgctggagaagtaactgagatTTCTACATTCTCATCTGCAGTCAGAGGAAGAGCCTGGTCTTAGCGCGGGTGTTTGAAACTTCGAAAGCCACTcaccgtgacacacttcctccagcaaggctacacttCATAGTTCTTCTTCAAAAAGTTCCACTCCAGTAActgagtattcaaatatatgagtctttTGGGGCCATTCCTATCCAAACattataacttaattttttttcatgaaattttaaaacaaggtttGAGAATTCCTTCAGAAGGTAAAATTCCTCTTGTATAGTCCTCGTCTGTATATTTCCACCACACTAAACAAGGCAAAGttacaaaccaaaaaaaaaaaaaaaaaaaaaaagctaattttcattttccttcctccctgctggaCATCAGGATACAGAGGAAACAGCCCAGGCTACAGTCAGGAAGCCTCTGTCTGACACCTACACTGCTAATCCCTGCCTGTGTGTTTCTGACCAAAGCACTTTGTCTCTCAAAGTCTCAGTTTCCTTAACAAAACTTTCCCTGCAGAATAGTCATGCAGCTAAACACCCCAATTCTAGAAAGGGCTCCCTAAGTTAGTTTTCCAAAATTCAGGCATTACTCTTGCTACACCCAGCCCACTGTCCCTGGTGTACTCAATaaacttcaagaaaaacaaaattacaaatggGCTATGACTGCTTGTCTAGCACGCGTGAAGCCCTGGGCTCGCTCCTCAGCACAGCATGGGAAGGGGTATGATGGTGCATATCTGTAGTTGCTGCGCTGAGGagagtcaggaattcaaggtcattttcagctaTACTGCAAGGTCAAGGGCAGCCTAGCATGAATAAGATGCTGtctaaacaatataaataaaaaaggccaggtgtggtggtgcaaacctttaatcccagcacttgggaagcagagaccagtggatctctgagtttgaggccagaccggtctacaaagtgagttcaaatcTATATAGTAAAATATGCTTCACTCTAAATTCTAAAGACAATCATTAGGAAGTAGCATATTGTACATTCCTCAATCTTTTCTAAGCAGATACtagtacatacttttaaaaatagaatcaagtgggctggagagagttaatagcactgtctactcttccagaggtcctgagttcaaatcccagcaaccacatggtggttcataactacctgtgagatctagtgccttcttctggcctgctgGCTTACATGCAGGTCAAATgctgtatacattttaaataaataaatcttaaatgaaAGGAATCcgagaagctgggtgtggtggcacatacctttaatctcagttcttgagaggcagaggcaagcgaatctgagtttgaggccagcctggtttaaaaagtgagctccagggttggggatttagctcagtgggagagcgcttgcctagcaagcgcaaggccctgggttcggtccccagctccgaaaaaaagaaaaggaaaaaaaaaaaaaaaaaaaaaaaaaaaaaaaagtgagctccAAAGCCAGACTAggttacatggagaaaccctgccaaacaaacaaacaagcaaataaacagccagggctacacagagaagccctgtttcaaaaatgagTGACTGACTGAATGAGTGATAAACAAACAATAGAATTGAGGGAATcagggggctggaggggtggctcagctgttaagatttgctgcccttgcagaggacctggggaggTAGAAGCATTCAGATCTGAAACTGGAGGCACCGATGATTGGGAGAAGCTATGTGGATACCGACACCCAAACTagggtcctctgaaagggcagcaagtgctctttcctgatgagccatctctctagccccattcagagaatttaaaaaaattgtatgcaggtgtgtgtctgtgcctgcctATGTACACTTGAGTGCAGGTGCCGGCATAGACCAGAGCTATCAGATTTCTTTAGAGATGGAGTTACAAGCAGCAGTGAGCTGCCCGATGTGGGTGGTGGAAAGTGAACTTGGGTCCTGGGCAAGAGTTGTATGCATTCTTAACTacgaagccatctctccatccctgaatcacattttttttctttttctttttttttttttttgagctggggacccggaacccaggggccttgctcgctaggcaagggctctaccactgagctaaatccccaactccctgaaTCACATTTTTTAGAGGTTTTTCCCTTATTTATTGGCACACTCAActctgtgtggtttttttttaaagtatgtatacaTTAGttagaagataaagaaaaacatttacaaattttattaaaaattcaggggttggggatttagctcagtggtagagcacttgcctagcaagcgcaaggccctgggttcggtccccagctccgaaaaaaaagaaaaaaaaaaaattcaaagagggAAAGGATTTGTGAAAAATGCCAGCAAAGCTTGGTTATTAATGTTTGTAGTCgaagcactaggaaggctgaagTAGAAAGTTCATGAATTTGTCACCAGTCTGGCTTACATAAGGAGGATCAAGTCAACCTGGGGTACATAGTGAGGCCccttctcaaacaacaaaaaccaaataaaggtCCCCACCTACCTGTTTCCCAACCACGCATTAGCAATTTCTCTCACCGGTTTCCTACCTTCCTAGGTCAGGTTTTGTTAAAGTTAACCAGTTTCCTAACTTCACAGTACAGGGGTGTAGCAAATTTATTTAGATGTTGCATTAGAGGGATGCTTGTATTCTTTAAATGTTACTGTTCTCTGGAACCCAAACTCTGTATCAATCTTATTATTTCACAACTTTTCTTGGTTGAGAAGCTTAGTGTTTACAATAATGTTTACCAATTGCCTACCAATGAGAATGGGGacgtgaggagggggaggagagacacagaccaacaaagagaagagacagagagacagagacagtcggcgacacagagagaggcagactgaACAGGTCTGGAATCTTAGTAGAGGGAGCCCAAGTTAGGGAAAGCCTTACTATTTTTTGTGGCCTCCTAGAAGATTTGAACTTTCATTTTGAGAGCAAGATGGCATTAAGGATAGCCTAGAACTGGAAGGTGCCGGAACTTTTATTTCGAACGGACCTTGTTTCTTACCGGAGTATTTTTGGCTGTAAAGCGTACCACGCACAAACATGGTTGCCAGGCACCGGAAGTAGCCGGTTATTTTGCTGGATTCCGTTCTTCCGCGGGGCGGAAAAGGCATGTCGGCTTGTGTCCCGACCGTTTCCAGTCCTCTCCCTTTGCAGGACCCCATGAGCAAGCTGTGGCGGCGCGGGAGCACGTCTGGGGCTATGGAGCCCCCTGAGCCAGGTAAGCGCGGGTGGCTCTAACTTAGGTGATCTTTAAAAAGGAGTCACTCTCACTCCGTGGAGCCAGGTCAACCCGCCACAGGTGGGAAGGAGCGAGGCGGTGCTGTTGTTATGGTAACAGCTAATAACGTGGGAAGAGTTGGACTCAGTTGAATTGTTAGTTTAGTCAGATCTTCCCCTGCCACTATTTGATGGAACACCTCTGACAGGCTCTCCTTCTGCAGGGGAAACGCTGGAGTTGAGCCTGGCAGGTGCCCACGGCCACGGAGTACacaagaaaaaacacaagaaacataaaaagaaacacaagaaaaagcatCATCAGGAAGAGGAGGCCGGACCGACGCTGCAGGCTCCTGCAAAGCCCCAACTTAAACTTAAAATCAAGCTGGGTGGACAGGTCCTGGGCACCAAGAGGTGAGATCAAGAATTTAACTCGGGAAAATTCAGCAGCGGGTAGGCTAGGCTTtttggaaaatagaaaatgaacttTGGCTTCAGGGTTCACGTTAAGGCAGCAAGAATCCAAGCAGGTTGGAAAACCTGTACGTAAGCTCCCGAGTAGGAGAGAGCCGCTTGTTCACTGTAGAGTAGCGTTTCTTCTCTGCAGTGTCCCTACTTTCACTGTGATCCCGGAGGGGCCTCGATCACCTTCTCCCCTGATGGTAGTGGATAATGAAGAGGAACCTATGGAAGGCGTGCCTCTGGAGCAGTACCGAGCCTGGCTGGGTGAGAAGACCCTggaggtgggagagctgggttgCTCATTTAtaaccaggaaaaggaaaggggtggggtcTGAGAATTTTCAGTGTCCTGGGACCAACTTTGCTAAATTAATGTTCTATTTCAACCTTTCTACCCAGATGAAGACAGTaatctgtccccctccccacttcgGGACCTGCCAGGGGATCTGGagggccaggaggaagaggaggaacagagaTGGTTAGATGCCTTGGAGAAGGGAGAGCTAGATGACAACGGAGACCTCAAGAAGGAGATCAATGAGCGGCTGCTTACTGCAAGACAAGTAAGTTAGTTCCGTCTGTATTCATTTAACAAACACATACGGACAACTTGCTGTTTCTTAGGCAATGAGAGGAACAGGAACGATAAGAGGCGGATATCTATGGtaaatgaatttttctttccttttttaattgtgATCTTagtatgtagccctgactggccagaaacacacagggatctgcctgcctctacctgaaagtgctggaattaaaggtgtgagccaccacacacagcccctaagtaactttttaaaaccaTTCCTAGACAATAGGAATGCTGAAGTAGAAACTGGCAAGACAGAAACATCAGGGCAGTTGTAGGGAATGGCTcattattctcttttgttttaaagataaattttatttattttgattttatgtgtatgagtgtgtgtttgttgctcatagaagccagaggtcatCAGAACTCCTGGAGCTagatttacagacagttgtgagctgccatgtaggtgcagggaactgaactagagtcctctgcaacagcagccagtgttctgctgAGATGGCATTTCCGATACCAGAAGAGCTTCTCAAAGAGGACAGTTGATATAGAGCCTGTAGGCACAGAGACCCAGGAGAATGTGGCTAAGTCACCAGTGTTGTCATATGCTGACAAGTGACATAGCTGACATAATCACTTTGGCAATTGAGTGGAGTAAAGCTTAGTAGAGGGTAAGGGATTTCTGTAGGAAGCTGCTGAAGTGTAGGCTGTCCTGTTGTCCCAGAACTTCAAAGACAGGATGGTTACAAGTTCTGAGCCAGCcaaaacatacatatagatatcctgtctcaataaattgGTAGAGGGGCATGGAGTGTGGAGGATAGGAGAGCTGGTGCTAGCTCTcctgaagagagaagaaagaagtcaagaagaaAGCAGTAACAGAACCAAGAAACCCCCATTGAATCCTGGATGTCTCTTGGAAGTAGCTacttggagggagaaaaaaagaaatccagggtAATTCTTTTTGGTTTGAGCCAAATCCAAGTTGATGTTCTCTACTGAGatatttaaaagaacaacaaagccTACACAAGGATGCTACAGTTTGGGTACATGGGGCAGGCAAGAtacaattgttttcttctttgaagctGAGAGTCAGAAGCCCTGGGACGAGCAAGTGTGCCATTAAGGGTCCCCAAAGATGGGGATAGTGGCAcctgggagacaaaggcaagcgTGTGAGTTCGAGGCtgtcctggtctacatagtgagtctacagggcagccagagttacatagtgaaaccttctcgaaacaaaaacaaacgaaaatgGGTGGGGGGAGTGACCCCAAAACGATGATTGTCAATACTCCACCTTCCATTTCCCATCTTTCTCATCCCTCAACTTGGGGATCTCTGCCATTTGGTTCTCAGACATCCTCTCTATCTTTCCCCAGCGAGCCCTGCTCCAGAAGGCTCGGAGTCAGCCGTCACCGACTCTGCCTCTGCCGGTGGCTGGGGGCTGCCCAGCCCCTGCCCTCACGGAAGAGATGCTGCTGAAGCGTGAGGAGCGTGCGCGGAAGCGGCGGCTGCAGGCCGCGAGGCGGGCTGAGGAGCATAAGAATCAGACAATTGAGCGCCTCACAAAGACAGCTGCTCCTAGCGGGCGAGGAGGGCGCGGGGCAGCACGGGGTGAGCGGCGCGGAGGCCGGGCCGCTGCCCCGGCTCCTGCACCCATGGTGCGCTACAGCAGCGGGGCACAGGGCTCCACCTTGTCTTTTCCTCCCGGCGTTCCCACACCCGCGGCGGTGGCACAGCGGCCTGCCCCGTCGGGCCCCGCTCCACGCTGCTCTGTCCCCGGCTGCCCCCACCCGCGCCGTTACGCCTGCTCCCGCACCGGCCAGGCCCTTTGCAGCCTACAGTGCTACCGCATCAACCTGCAACTACGGCTGGGAGGACCCGAGGGTCCGGGGTCCCCACTCCTGGCCACCTAAGGCCTCTCCCACGCCGCATTCCCACTGTCTACCCCCACCCTATTAAATTTCCTGCGGTGCCTCGGCTCGTGTAGAATTGCTCGAGTGGGAAGTCGGCCGACTATGAACCTGCGCGTGTGAAGTCACTCAGCCAATCAGCGAAAAAAATTTGTGCTCCTGGACGGCCGTTTATTGGCTGATAAGTCAAAGCGTATTCTGTTGTTCGTACTGGCTATTGTTGCTGTCAATCAGGCATTCGGTCGAGCCTTTcccctgtctttgtctgtgtgagtGCTTGTTGTCTGGGAGAGCGGCACAGGCGCCGCAGCGGATTGGGCAGAGGAAGAAACCTGTGACCGGCTCCTATTGGCTGAACTGTTAGTTAACGATTCTGATTGGCTGGACCGAGCAACTGTGTCCTCTGGAGGAGCTCTCCCGGGCCGGGAGCTCCGGCCGGAGAGTGATGGTGGCAGCGATTGCAATGGGCCGGGCAGGGACCATGGAAGTGGTGGCAGAGGTGGCAGGAGTGGGGCAGCTGGCGGTGGAGAAGGCTGTGGTCTTCAGGGGTCTGTAGGTGGAGGCATGGCTCGGGccagcagcaggaacagcagcGAAGAGGCCTGGGGGGCACTTCAGGCTCCGCAACAGCAGGTATCCCAGCAGCTCTAAAAGCTTATCTCACGACagccatttatttctctttcccctttcctgtcaCTTCCTAtccggggtgggggaggagttCATGGAGCCAAAGGTACTATGAAGTTCCCCAACATGACCATTCTACTCTTTGTCTAAACTTCTTACGTAGACGCAGTTGACTTTACCTGCAGCCTCTTAGACCCCATCTCGTGGTTGCAGTGCAAGCCCGCAGTGGCTCTCCAGTTACCAGAGGCGTAGTGAAAACCCCAGGGAGGCTCCCTGTGTCTTGCCGCAGTTATTTGTGATGTTTTTCTATGTGCCTATTGTCACAGCAGAGTCCGGCAGCATCTTCTCTTGAGGGAGCAATTTGGAGACGAGCTGGAACCCAGACTCGCGCCCTGGATGCCATCCTTTATCATCCACAGCAATCCCATCTGGTTGGGAGCACTGCTCTGGGTCTCACAGTGCTCCTCCTCTACCCTAGGGAGCTTGAGACCCaggggtggaaaaaaaaaatctgtctcgGGGGTGTGGGAGGCAGACCTTCTGGGTGGGAGATGTTGAAAGCTTTTTAGCTTTGGAAATGGTCTTAAATTCCTACGCATCGTCAGGACTATGTTTTGTTTCTCCTAAAACATTACCTTACCAAAAACCACCCTTGGGGCCAGGCTTATGTGAGAAAAGTCTTGGGTTAAAAGAACTGAAGTCACCTTTGTGTATTTATACTCTACTTTCTACactagtttctggctattctaaatcTTCCATACTGACAACCCTACATACAGACACTCATTTTAGCATCCCATGCCATCCTTCTAAGCTAGGTTGGCTCGTGGGTGGgattgtgtatgtgcgtgcaggaggtgggggtggacaGGGCCTTGGATAGAATCCCCTAGTTCTTAGTGCCTCCTTGCCTCCAGCTTCGAGAGCTGTGCCCAGGAGTGAATACCCAGCCCTACCTCTGTGAGAGTGGCCATTGCTGTGGGGAGACTGGCTGCTGCACCTACTACTATGAACTCTGGTGTGAGTCTTCTAAGGGATCCATCTCAGGTTccctgcccatcctcccttcGATTTCTGAATTCAGCTACCAAAGACCCTTCTCTGCATGGGGGCTGGGGGCCGGGGTGGTAATCTGAGTTGAGCCCTCTTTGCCTCCTGCAGGGTTCTGGCTGCTTTGGACTGTCCTCATCCTCTTTAGCTGTTGTTGTGCCTTTCGCCACCGAAGAGCTAAACTCAGGCTGCAACAGCAACAGCGGCAGCGTGAAATCAACTTGTTGGCTTACCATGGGGCGTGCCACGGGGCTGGCCCTGTTCCAACTGGTTCACTGCTTGACCTTCGTGAGTGACTTGGCTCTTGGG
Proteins encoded in this window:
- the Ino80b gene encoding INO80 complex subunit B; the encoded protein is MSACVPTVSSPLPLQDPMSKLWRRGSTSGAMEPPEPGETLELSLAGAHGHGVHKKKHKKHKKKHKKKHHQEEEAGPTLQAPAKPQLKLKIKLGGQVLGTKSVPTFTVIPEGPRSPSPLMVVDNEEEPMEGVPLEQYRAWLDEDSNLSPSPLRDLPGDLEGQEEEEEQRWLDALEKGELDDNGDLKKEINERLLTARQRALLQKARSQPSPTLPLPVAGGCPAPALTEEMLLKREERARKRRLQAARRAEEHKNQTIERLTKTAAPSGRGGRGAARGERRGGRAAAPAPAPMVRYSSGAQGSTLSFPPGVPTPAAVAQRPAPSGPAPRCSVPGCPHPRRYACSRTGQALCSLQCYRINLQLRLGGPEGPGSPLLAT